The Manis javanica isolate MJ-LG chromosome 2, MJ_LKY, whole genome shotgun sequence genome contains a region encoding:
- the WDR38 gene encoding LOW QUALITY PROTEIN: WD repeat-containing protein 38 (The sequence of the model RefSeq protein was modified relative to this genomic sequence to represent the inferred CDS: inserted 3 bases in 2 codons; substituted 1 base at 1 genomic stop codon), whose translation MKSWAPGTLAVGRVKFFSQHRGGEVNSSAFSPDGQRLLTASEDGCVYGWATQSRXLLWGLGGHTDHVKFCCFSPDGRLFASTSSDGTICLWDTAQTKCLQILKGHQRSVEXSFSPDSKQLASGGRDKQVMLWEVQSGQMLHHLAGQQDTFQSSDFTPSSECLVSHTTSAPSPHKLSNLGLRNVPDLLWVTALMSLSPRLSQGFSRAQAQAGRSMLMADVCKPLAPVTPPIFHEELEASCLCSSASGLLASGFWDKTNLIWKPSTRSLLVQXIAFSLDEPQLASAGYSHMVKSWDCSTGKCTEILRGVLDVAHACASTPDGKLLVSGAADQARHQIHHSDHPGPFECNITTNLSLPRVHRVWRNDHVRGQGGSTPQTQSNHHRVHRILWPGLSWLHTSS comes from the exons ATGAAGAGCTGGGCCCCAGGAACGCTGGCCGTGGGGAGAGTGAAATTCTTCAGCCAGCACCGTGGAGGAGA GGTCAactcctctgccttctctcctgACGGCCAGAGGCTGCTCACAGCCTCTGAGGATGGCTGTGTGTATGGCTGGGCGACCCAGAGCAGGTAGCTGCTGTGGGGGCTGGGTGGCCACACAG ACCACGTGAAGTTCTGCTGCTTCTCCCCTGACGGCCGCCTCTTTGCCAGCACCTCCAGTGATGGCACCATCTGCTTGTGGGATACAGCACAAACCAAGTGTCTGCAGATCCTAAAGG GTCACCAGCGGAGTGTGG TCAGCTTTAGCCCTGACTCCAAGCAGCTGGCATCAGGTGGCAGGGACAAGCAGGTGATGCTCTGGGAAGTACAG TCTGGCCAGATGCTGCACCATTTAGCAGGGCAGCAAGACACCTTCCAGAGCAGTGACTTTACACCCAGCTCAGAGTGCCTGGTGAGCCACACCACCTCTGCCCCGAGCCCACACAAACTTTCCAACTTGGGGCTGCGCAATGTTCCAGACCTTCTCTGGGTGACTGCTCTTATGAGCCTGTCCCCTCGTCTAAGCCAGGGATTCAGCAGGGCTCA GGCCCAGGCTGGCCGGTCCATGCTCATGGCAGACGTCTGCAAGCCACTGGCTCCTGTGACCCCACCAATCTTCCACGAGGAGTTGGAAGCCAGCTGCCTGTGCTCCTCAGCCTCTGGCCTTCTG GCATCCGGCTTCTGGGACAAGACCAACCTCATCTGGAAGCCCTCGACCAGAAGCCTACTTGTCCA CATAGCTTTCTCCCTCGATGAGCCACAGCTGGCCAGTGCTGGTTATTCCCACATGGT AAAGTCTTGGGACTGCAGCACAGGAAAGTGCACTGAGATCCTGAGA GGAGTCCTGGATGTGGCCCATGCCTGTGCCTCCACCCCAGATGGGAAACTCCTGGTGTCTGGAGCTGCTGACCAGGCAAGACACCAAATCCACCACTCAGATCACCCAGGGCCTTTTGAATGTAACATCACCACCAACCTCTCCCTGCCCAGGGTGCACAGGGTCTGGAGGAATGATCATGTGAGAGGACAGGGCGGTTCCACACCACAGACCCAAAGTAACCATCACAGAGTCCACCGGATCCTGTGGCCAGGACTGTCGTGGCTCCACACCAGCAGCTAA